The region GGCGCGCAGACGTTCGGGCAGGTCGGGGTTCGAAATAAACATGCGCCCAAACGCGACGAGGTCCGCATGGCCGTCGACAACGATCTGTTCGGCGCTTTCCCCCGTAAAGCCACCCGCGGCGATAATCGTGCCTTGGTAAATGCGGCGCATGTCCTTGGACGTCACGTCCGATGCGCTCGTCTCCTGCTCGACGATGCCGCGAATGCGTGGCTCAATCACATGCAGATACGCGAGGTCATAGCTGTTCAAATGCTCGGCCACATAACCAAACGTGGCATGCGGATCGCTGTCGGACATCGTGCCGTATGTGCCACTGGGTGACAGGCGAAGGGCGACACGACCGCGGCCCCACACTGAGACGACTGCGTCGAGCGTTTCGAACAGGAATCGCGCACGGTTTTCGATCGGACCGCCGTACGCGTCAGTGCGGTGGTTCGTTCCATCCAGCAGGAACTGTTCGAAGAGATATCCGTTTGCGCCGTGCAGCTCGACACCGTCGAAGCCCGCTTCGTTCGCAAGCACGGCACTGCGGCGGAACTGCTCGACGATGCCCGCAATTTCGTTCAGCTCGAGCGCGCGCGGCACGACCAGTTCAGCTTCGGTGACGTTGCCGTCCCCGTCGCGAATGGCTGCGTGTTCGAGCGAGCGCAACGCGGAAGGGGCAACGGGCGTCATTCCTCCCGTGTTGGCCGGGTGCGCCTGGCGTCCGGCGTGCCACATCTGAAGGAAAATGCGGGCGCCCTTCGCATGGACGGCATCGATCACGCGTTTCCAACCCTTCACCTGAGCGTCCGTGTAAATGCCGGGCGCGTCGACGTATGCAATGCCAAGCGGCGAGACGGCGGTTGCATCGGTAATCAGCAGGCCGCCTTCGGAAGCGCGCTGCGCATAGTAGTCGACCATCAGGTCGCCGGGGACATTGCCTTCCTCGGTACGCATCCGCGTGAGCGGGGCGAGCACGACGCGGTGATTGAGTTCGAATGGTCCGACATGGGTACGGCTGAAGAGCTTGTTCATTCGTTCATCCCTCTGGGGCGCGTTGACGATGAGCGAATCATGGCCGCCATAGCGGCGGTGCAGAAGAGGGCTGCCAGCGATAACTGTCATTCCGTGCGGGCATGTCGCGAACCGCGACCAGACCACCATGCCTGAGCGGAATGTCAGCTATGCCCGATACGCGTCTGTTGCAAAGCGGGATATGCAGACATGATCGGCACGTCGGGTCATCGAACGGAACAGGGGCCGGATGTCCGCAATCGACGCTGAACCTCCATCGCGTCTCGACGGCCAATCAGCAAAGGGGACGGCGACATGAAGATACTGGTGACGAGCGCCAGCGGGGCGAACGGCGATGGATACGGCCAGCTACTGGCGTTCTCGATGGATGGGACGGCGCAAGGCGCTTTCAGCAACGACTTGCGTATCGTCGATCCGCGCGGACTTCGCGTGAGCGCGAACCAGCAGTTGCTCTACGTCAACAGCGGCGACGACCGCATTCTCGCGCTCGACTCGCGGGGCGAAGTTCAATACGACACGTGCCATATCCCGGGCCTGAATGCCGGCGGCGGCAACCTCGGACCGGACGGACGCTACTACGTGGGATTGCGGACGGAAAGGACCATCGCCGCATTCCCGCCCGATCTCGATGGCATCGGCACGCCCATACTGCAGCGCGGCATCGCCCCGTTTCCGCGCGGCTTCGCGTTCGCCGATGATGGCGGGCTGTTTCTCGCGTCAGGCGTCGGACCGGATGGGCGGGGCGAAAATGCGATTCTGCAGTTCACGTTGAGCGGCGTACTCAGGAACAGCACGTTCGCAGCCGACGACACAATGAGTCCGCTGGATCTCGCTATCGCGCCCGGGGGCAATGTGCTGGTGTCGAGCGAGTTTCCGTTCGGTTCACCCGCAGCCGCGACATCGGTTAGAGAATACGACGCAAGCAGCGGGACGCTGGTGCGCGTCTTCTCTCCTCCGGACGGCGTGCCGTTTCGCCGTCCGCGCGGATTGCGGTTTGGACCGGACGGCCATCTGTACTGCACGGCGCAGGATGGCGTGATCGCATTCGACTATGAAAGCGGGCGCTGCCTCGGTGTGGTCGTCGATCATCCTCGGCTGAACGGGCAGGCGATCGAGTTTTTCGGCGACTGAATCGTCGTTGCGCATGCCGGCGACCGCGAAATGACTACCTCGAACAAAGCGGGAGACGCGCAGTATGGATCGAGTGGCTGCAATGGAAATTTTCGTCAGCGTCGCCGAGGCGGGTTCGTTTTCGGCAGCCGCGAAGCGGATGAATGTCGGGCAGCCCGCCATTTCGAAATCCGTTGCGCAGCTCGAAGAGCGCCTTGGTGCGCGGCTCATCTTGCGTTCGACGCGAGGTCTGACGCTGACGGACGCCGGTCAGCGTTTCTACGAACATGCGAAGCTCGCGATCAGGGAGGCCGACGAGGCCGAGCAGGTCGTCCCCTGTCCGGCAAGCTGCGCGTGAGCGCGGCCGAAGGAATGCGGACGGCGGTCCTCAGCGGGATGGGGCTCGCCGTTGCGTCGCGCTGGATGTTTTCTCCCGAACTGGCGTCGGGCAAGATCAAGGCTGTGTTGACCGACTGGACTTTGCCCGCGCTCGATCTGTGGGCCGTCTTTCCATCAGGGCGGTCTGGTAACGGCGAGAGCGCGCGCATTCGTCGAATTCGTCGAAGAGGCACTCGCTCGGGCGTAATAGCGAGTCGTATCGGCCGAACCCATTACTCAATGGAATAACCGGAATTCCGCGCCATCTACTACTGCCAACTCCTGTTAGAGACTAAATTTCGTTCAACCGACTGGGACGTCGGAAGGTCACTCAAATATATCGCGCGATATGCGGCGCGAAAGCTTTGAGCTGGTACAGAAATAATCGAATTGGAGAAATGGAATGGGCAAGAGCAGCAAGGTTCTGGTGGCGGGTGCGAGCGGACTCATTGGCGTAGCCGCTATCGAAGGCTTTCTCTCAGCAGGTTGGGATGTTGTCGGCATTTCCAGGCGCAAGCCGAAGCTGCCGAGCGGCCGCGACTTCGAATTTATCCCGGTGGACTTGCGCAACGAGAACGCCGCCCGTGAAGCGCTGTCTGCGCTTGACGGCATCACGCATGTTGCGTATGCAGCAATCTACGAGAACGCGGATGATCTGGTGAGCGGCTGGTCGAACGCCGATCAGATCGAGATCAACAATGCGATGCTGCGTAACGTCATCGAGCCTCTCGTCTCAGGGAAGTCGACACTTAAGCACGTGTCCATCCTGCAGGGGACGAAGGCATACGGCGTCCACCTTCACCCTATCGCTATCCCTGCACGCGAGAGCGATCCCCGCGACAATCACGCGAACTTCTTCTTCGACCAACAGGATTACGTCCACGACGCGGGTGAAAAGCACGGCTTCACCTACACCGTGCTGCGCCCGCAACTCGTCACCGGGAAGACAGCTGGCGCGCTTAACGTGCTGCCGGCCATTGGCGTCTACGCAGCTATCCGCCGCGAAAAGGGCGAAGCATTCGGCTTTCCAGGCGGCCCATCGTTCGTGTGGGAAATGGCCGACGCCGATCTCGTCGGCCAGGTGATGGTTTGGGCGGCGCAATCTCCACAAGCGGCGAACGAGATCTTCAACGTCACCAACGGCGATGTCTTCGAATGGCGGAGCGTGTGGCCGGCGATGGCGAAGACGCTGGGCGTGAACGTCGGAGCAGATGAGCCTGTCAGTATCGCGCAGTACATTCGCGACAACGCCGACGTGTGGGCGAAGATCGTCGACAAGTACGGCCTTGCGAGTGGCGATCTCCATGCGTTCGTCGGACAGGGCGATCAGCATGCGGACTTTGCGTTTGCATACGGCGCACCGGCGGGCCCGGTTGCTTTCGTCAGCACCATCAAGCTTCGCAAAGCGGGATTCAATGCGGCCGTCGACACCCGGGATGCATTTTGCGACGCGCTCCAGTCTTTCATAGACCGGAAGCTCCTGCCGCCCGCACTGTAAAGTGGAAGCCACCGATTGCCTGGCACGGATGTGCAAGTACGCGACGGCGCGCATCTTTGAGCAGTAGTTCCTCTGCGGGCTTGTCCGAGACCTGGCAACTATCCGAAATGCTCGATCAGCAGTTCAGTGAGGACTCGAACCTTTCGCGCAGGATGCGATCCTGGCGGCCAGACGACAAACATGCCGGCCGTCGGTGGAGGATAGCGTGTCATCAAAGAAACAAGGGCGCCGGACGCCAAATAGGGCTCGACGAGGCTCGCCGGAAGCCAGGCGATGCCTAGTCCCGCGACGGCGGCGGCGGCGAGAGCTATGCCGCTGTCGGCCTTGAAGCGCCCCTGCGGATGAACAGAGATCGTTTTGTCAGGTATACCGTCACCAAAGCGTAGATTCAGCTGGTTTTGGTGAAAATACGGTAGACAGTCGATTCGCCAAAAACTGGATTACTTCAACGGCTTGTAGCCGTCCTGAGACGCGCTGAGCATCCGCTCCACGTACCGCGCAATCAGATCGATCTCCAGATTTACCTGCGAACCTTCGTGCAGATTTTTCAGCGAGGTCACCTGAACCGTGTGAGGAATCAGATTGATCGAAAACTCGCAACCGTCGTCGCGATCTTTAACCGAGTTGACGGTCAGGCTCACGCCGTTGACGGTAATCGAGCCTTTGTACGCCAGATAGCGACCGATCTCACGCGGTGCCAAAACGCGCAGTTCATGCGACTCTCCGACCGGCGCGAAATGCGTGACTGTGCCGAGGCCGTCCACGTGCCCGGACACGATATGGCCACCGAGCCGGTCATGCGCGCGCAGCGCCTTCTCGAGATTCACCTCGCCGGGCTCGCCCAAGCCGACCGTGCAGTTCAGGCTTTCGCGCGAGACGTCGACTTCGAACGAATGCGCGGTTTTTGCAACGACCGTCATGCAGGCGCCCTGGATCGTGATGCTGTCGCCCAGTTGCACGTCGTCGAGATCGAGGCCGCCGGCTTCGACGTTCAGGCGCACGCCCGCGTCGCCGTCCGTCTTGCCGTCGTCAGCGAGGGGTTTGACTGATGCGATGCGGCCGACCGCCGCGACGATTCCTGTAAACATCGTGCTGGTTCCTTGATCAATTCGAAGTAGGTTGAGGTGCGGGTCCGGGCTCGGCTTCGGGGGCGGGACGAGGCACGAAGCGCGCGAGAATCCGCAGATCTTCGCCGATCCGGTCGACCGCATGGAAGTTCAGTTGCACGCGGCCCTCGAGCGTGTCGGGCGCGAGCAGATTGAACATGCTCATCGAGTCCGCGCCGAGCAGACTTGGGGCGAGATAAACCAGCAGTTCGTCGACACAGCCTTCGCGCAACAGCGAGCCGTTCAGCTTGTAGCCCGCCTCGACATGCAGTTCGTTGACGCTGCGTTCGCCGAGTACTTTCAGCATCGCGGGCAGGTCGACCTTGCCGGCCGCATTTGCCAGTTGCACGATCTCCGCGCCGCGATCGCGCAGCGCGTTAGCGCGTTCGGTATGACGCTGATCGAGATTGCCGCAGAAGATCAAGGTCGGCGCGCCCGCCAGAATCTGCGCTTCAGGCGGCACGTCGAGCTGGCTGTCGATCAGGATGCGTTGCGGCTGGCGCGGCGTGTCGACGGCGCGCACGGTCATGCGCGGATCGTCTCCCCTGACGGTGCCGATTCCGGTCAGAATCGCCGACGCACGGGCGCGCCACGCGTGACCGTCGGCGCGCGCCGCTTCGCCGGTAATCCATTGACTGGCGCCCGACGGCAAACCGGTGCGGCCGTCCAGCGACGCCGCCACTTTCATGCGTACCCACGGGCGGCCGCGCGTCATGCGCGACACGAAGCCGATGTTCAGTTCGTGCGCTTCGTTGGCGAGCAGCCCGCAACGCACTTCGATGCCGACGTCACGCAGCATGGCGAGACCGCGCCCGGAGACCTGCGGATTCGGGTCTTCCATCGCCGCGACCACGCGCTCGACCTGCGCGTCGATCAACGCATTCGCGCACGGCGGCGTGCGGCCGAAGTGGCTGCACGGCTCGAGCGTCACGTAGGCCGTCGCGCCGCGCAGGTCATGGCCGCGCGAACGCGCGTCTTTCAACGCGCGAACCTCGGCGTGGTCCTGGCCGGCCGGTTGCGTAAAGCCTTCGCCGATCACTTCGCCGTTCTTGACCAGCACGCAACCGACGCGCGGATTCGGGTCGGTCGTGTACATACCGCGCTTGGCCAACGCGAGCGCGCGTTCCATATGGACGAAATCGGTTTGCGAAAACATCGGAGTCCGGTCGGGTATGGTGGCTAGGCTGCGTCGTTGAGTGTCGGGTTCGCGTTCGTGTTGTCGCCGGTCTCAGGCCGCAAGCGCGGCGAACGCGCCACGCGCTGCGTCGATCGTGGCGTCGACGATCGCGTCGTCGTGCGCGATCGACACGAAGCCGGCTTCATATGCCGACGGCGCGAAGTACACGCCAGCGTCGAGCATCTTGTGGAAGAACGCATTGAAGCGCGGCACGTCGCTCTTCGTGACTTCGGCGAAGCTGGTCGGGATCGACTCGGTGAAGTACAGGCCGAACATGCCGCCGAGCGAATCAGCCGCGAACGGCACCTTCGCCTCGCGCGCGACATTCGCCAGACCTTGCACGAGACGCGTGGTGCGCGCGGCGAGCGTGTCATAGAAGCCCGGCGCCTGAATCAGTTGCAGCGTTTTCAGGCCCGCGGCCACCGCGATCGGATTACCCGATAGCGTGCCCGCCTGGTAGACGCCACCGAGCGGCGCAAGGTGAGCCATGATGTCGCGCCGTCCGCCGAAGGCTGCCGCCGGCATGCCGCCGCCGATTACCTTGCCGAGACACGTGAGATCAGGCGTGATGCCGTAGACCTCTTGCGCGCCACCCAGGGCGACGCGGAAACCGCACATCACTTCGTCGAAAATCAGCACCGAGCCGTACTGGGTGCACAGACGCCGCAATGCTTGCAGGAATTCGGGCGTGGCGCGCACAAGGTTCATGTTGCCCGCGACCGGTTCGACGATCACCGACGCGATCTCGTTGCCGAACGCCTTGAACGCTTCTTCGAGTTCGGCGACGTTGTTGTATTCGAGCACCGTGGTGTGCCTGGCGATATCGGCCGGCACGCCGGCTGACGTCGGATTGCCGAACGTGAGCAGGCCCGAGCCGGCTTTGACGAGCAAACTATCCGCGTGGCCGTGATAGCAGCCTTCGAACTTGACGATGCGGCTGCGGTTCGTGAAGCCGCGCGCGAGACGCAGCGCGCTCATGGTCGCTTCAGTGCCGCTCGATACCATGCGGACCTGCTCGATCGACGGCACCAGTTTGCAGATTTCTTCGGCGATTTCCACTTCCGATTCGGTCGGGGCGCCGAAGGAGAAGCCGTTCACCAGCGCACGCTGGACCGCTTCGAGTACTTCCGGGTGGACGTGGCCGAGGATCATCGGGCCCCACGAGCCGATGTAGTCGATATAGCGGGTTTTGTCGGCGTCCCAGAAGTAGGGGCCTTCGGCGCGTTCGATGAAGCGGGGGGTGCCGCCTACTGAGCGGAATGCTCTTACCGGCGAGTTCACGCCGCCTGGGATGGTGCGCTGCGCGCGGTCGAAGAGGGTCTGGTTTTTGGACATGGGTGGTGGCGATGCCTTTGGACTCGGGATAGCGCAGCGGCGCGGGAGGATGGGGCTTTTCGCTTCGCGCAGGGCTGGGGTTGGTGGGGAAATTGTACCGGAGTCAGCGTGAAGAGGTTTTGTGTTTGCCCCTCCGGGGTGGGGGGCTGTTTCCTGTGCTTTTTCTTGATTTTCTCTGCCTTCGCAGCGCTTTATCTCTGTTTGCCTGCGGCGTTGCCTTTCCTTGCTTTGATATTGGTTTATTAGTGTTGCCCCTGTGCGGGGCGGCACCTACTTTTCTTTGCCTGCCGCAAAGAAAAGTAGGCAAAAGAAAGCGGCTCAAACCGCTAATGCTAAGCGGGTTCCTCGCGCAGTCACGGTAGTGGAACATCTGGAATCCGTGCCCTCGCACACTCCGCGCTGGTGACAAGGCAGTCATACTTCCGGCGGCGCTGCGCGCGCCGCAGCGGTACTTCATAAACCATCGGTCGGCTGGCCTTGCTGCCGCTTGCCGTCGATCAGGTCTTGCGCGTTTGTTTCGTCGCCGGCGCTTTGAGCCTTGGCTCGGTGTGGCTTTTCGCCGCGGTCTTCTCGGCCGCTGCCGCGTGGGCCGTTGCCTTGCTTGAGCGCGTGGGTCCCGTCGGGGCGTCGAGCTTCGGTGGTTTGCGCTTGCCGGTTAGCTCGGCCCAGCGCTTTTCCAGCGCACCTTCAGCGATTGGCTTGATGACCGTGCCTGAGCTCTGTGCGTCCCACGTCTGTACCGAAAACGGATGCGTGCGCAACATCTCGCGCGGGATTACAACCCCCTCGTGTGCGTCGACAAGCCAGTCGTACACGAAGTCGATGCATAAGCGGTAGCCACGTCTGGTCGCCGGGTCGGGGACCTCGTACGGGGCTCGCGTCACATAGCCGGAGCCGAAGACGCCCTTGGGTTCCTGGGCGACGCGGTGCAGGAACACGCGGTCGCCAGGCAGGATGCCGCGCGCAAACCCGCAACCCCACACGTCCGCTACCGCTACGCCCGCGGCGACACGCTTCGCCACGTCAGGTAACTCGGGCCACGGCCATTTCTTGGGGCTCCAGATCAGCAGGAATGCAGTCATGACAAGGTCGGGAGAAAGCGATGAGGAAGGCGCAACGGCGCACGTTTGCATTGCGCAAGAATCGTTCAGGCGGCAGCTTAACCAATCGGCGCCGTGCTTGTCGCAGCGCTCGGACGTCCCGCTCGATGGCGCCGGGACAAGGTGAACGTTGTATCCGTCGCGTACAATTGACGCCGTCAAGCTGCTGTTTTCCCCGTTTCATCGTGTTTCGCTGCCAATGACGGCGGAGCGCTTCATCTGGATTCCCATGTCTCACGTCACCAGACGCCGGCCCGATGGCCGGCTGATTCTGTTGCTCGGCGCGCTTGCCGCGTGCGGGCCGATTTCCATCGACATGTATCTGCCCAGTCTGCCGACCATTGCACAGGCCTTCGCGGTGGGCACCGGTACCGCGCAGACGACGCTCACCAGTTTCATGTTCGGTTTTTCGATCGGCATGCTGCTGTACGGTCCGCTGTCGGATACGTACGGTCGACGCCCCGTGCTGCTCGGCGGCATCGTCATGTATGCATTGGCGAGCGTCGCGTGCGCGCTGTCGTTCTCGATCGGGTCGCTAGTGATGTTCCGTTTCGTGCAGGCGCTGGGCGCGGGCGCGGCCTCGGTGCTGGCGCGTGCGATTGCCCGCGATGCGCACGGGCCGTCCGACGCCGCGCGCGTGCTGTCGATGCTCGCCATCGTGACGTCGATCGGGCCGTTACTCGCGCCGCTGATCGGCGGGCAGTTGCTGCTGCTCGGCGGCTGGCGCGTGGTCTTTGCCGTCCTGACACTGTTCGGTGCGGTGTGCGCCGTCACCGCGTTCCTCAAGGTGCCGGAAACGTGGCCGCGCGAAAAGCGTGCACAGTCGGCGTTGCTGCAATCGTTCGGCGCCTACGGCAAGTTACTGCGCGATCCGGTCGCGTGGGGGCATATGCTGTGCGGCGGAATGGCGTTCGCATCGATGTTCGCCTACATCACGGCGACGCCGTTCGTGTACATCGAGTACTTCCATGTGTCGGCACAGCATTACGGATTTCTGTTCGCGCTGAATATCGTCGGCATCATGTTCGGCAACTTGATGAATACCCGTCTGGTCGGCCGGCTCGGCTCGCTGCCGATCATTTCGTTTGCGGCTACCGTCAGTTGCGTCGGCTCGTTGTTTGTCTGTCTCGTGTCGTTGACCGGCTGGGGCGGCTTGTGGTCGATCGTGTTCGGCCTGTTCTTTGTGGTCGGCGTGGTGGGGCTGCTGTCCGCCAATTGCACCACCGATCTGATGCATCGCTATCCGATGAATGCCGGTGCAGCGGCCGCCGTGTTCGGCGCGGTGCAGTTGGCGCTTGGCGCGCTGTCGAGTCTGGCCGTTGGGCTCTGGCAGGACGGCTCGCCCAAGGGGATGGGCATCGTGATCGGCGTCGCGGGCACGCTGTGTTACGTCGGCCGGATTCTGGTGGTCAAGTGGCACGGAAAGAAAGTGCCCGTGGTTGCTGCTTGATGGCGCCCTACTCGGCGGCGGCGATCTCGTTTGCCTGAATGGAACCGCGCAACGGCTGCTGAACCTGCACGCAGCGAGCTGCTGCCAGCCCGCCCTGCGTGTACTACGGAAAACACCAGGTGTTGCGTGCGCGCGACCGTGCGGTTCAATTTGCGTTGCTATGATGGAGACACTGTTCCTCGGAGCGGCAATCATGGCGATCAGAGATTTGATGAACGGCGAACGGCAACATGCTGCCTTCGCCGAAGCGCAGAAGCTGGCAGACAGCGGCGCATATCACGATTACACGGACATCGAATATGTCTTGCGCTTTGATTACGGTTTGTCTGATGTATCGACACTGCTCGATAGTCAATTGATGCACCGTGACCTGAATCGCCGTTGCGCGGACGCGCGCGAAAAGCTGGATCTGCTTAGCGTTTGACGCGTGCGGCGCGTGGTTTGGACGGGTTTGTTCGGTGACTCGCGCGAGGCGCTGCATTGTCCGCAGCGGTAAAGTCTCGCCTGACGCCTTCATTGCTTTTGCGAAAGATGCGCGGCCGCGTCGGTAAGTCGCGTGGAGCGACATGCGCATAGCCACGCGCTGTCACCTTTGGAGCTGTTTCATGGCTGGTACCCAGCACGGCACGCATCTGCCGCACACGGATAACCCCGCTGGTCTCGCGAAGCCGGGCGGCCACTATAGCCACGTCGCGATCGCAAATGGATTTGTGTTCGTCTCAGGACAGTTGCCGATCGACGCGCAGGGTGAGAAGCTCTCCGGTGCTACGTTCGAGGTCCAGGCCGAACAGGTGCTGGCTAATGTGCAGGCTGCGCTCGAAGGAGCGGGCAGCAGCATCGCGCAACTGGTGCAGGTGCGGGTCTATATCGTCGATGTCGAGCACTGGGCGAGCTTCAATCAGATCTACGCGCGCTGGGCAGGCGAAGCACGGCCGGCGCGTGCGGTCGTGCCGGTCCCCCAATTGCATTACGGCTTGAAGATCGAGGTCGAGGCGACTGCGCTGGCAGGAAGCCGATGAGGCGACTGCTCGCATGGTTTGCTGCCCAACGCTGGCGGCTCTCGCTGTCTCACTGCGTTGAAGGGCTGCTGATTCAAATCCCGCTCGGCCTGCTGTTCGATTTCCGCGTCGGCGCGCTGGCCGTGGTCGTTTGGTACTGGTCACGCAAGAAGTTAGAGATGGAAAGCGCGACCAAGGCGCCAGGCGCATCCGACACTACGGTCTGGGCGGTCGGATGGTTTCCGTGGCAGTGGGATAGGTATAAGGTGCTCGACGTAGTGCTGCCGGCGTTGTCCTCGAGCGCGATTGCGTACGTGGCGGTGACCTATCGTGGCATCGCAGGGCGCTGACCAGGACTGTCAACCGTGATCGTGCAACGGAGGTGCCCGCGGCAGATGCCGATGACTCGGTATTGGCGGGTTCTTTGCCGGGCACAAATGAAAAACGGGCCGAAAGGCCCGTCTTCACTGATTGTCTGGCGGAGGCGGTGAGATTCGAACTCACGGAAGGATCACTCCTTCGCCGGTTTTCAAGACCGGTGCCTTAAACCACTCGGCCACACCTCCAAGCCGGAAATTGTAACCTGAAAAATCCCCGCTGCGTCGTTTGGAAGATCCGCAATCACTGCGGATCTTTCAGAAACAACGCCTGCAGATCGTTCAGAAAGGCCTGACCGAGCGGCGTCGGTGCGATCTTTTCGTGATCGCGCGTAATCAGCTTGCGCCGTTCCGCCTCCTGCAAAGCCGGCTCGATCGACGTCATCGGCAGCCCCGTGCGCTCGATAAACCGATGCACCGGAAACCCTTCCACCAGCCGCAGCGCGTTCAGCATGAACTCGAACGGCAGATCGCGCGGCCCGACCTCGTGTTCTTCCTGCACCGCCGTGCCGGCCTTGGCCTGCTCGATGAAGGTGGTCGGATGCTTGTAGCGCGCCTGACGCAGCACGCGGTTCGGAAACGACAGTTTGGTATGCGCGCCAGCCCCAATGCCGAGATAGTCGCCGAAGCGCCAGTAGTTCAGATTGTGCCTGCTTTGCCGGTGCGGCTGCGCATACGCCGATACCTCGTAGCGGGTGTAACCGGCCGCCGTCGTACGCTCGTGAATCCAGTCCTGCATGTCGGCGGAGGCGTCGTCGTCGGGCAGCGCGGGCGGGAATTTCGCAAACAGCGTGTTCGGCTCGAGCGTCAGGTGATACAGCGACAAGTGCGGCGGCGCGAACGACAACGCCGTTTCAACGTCGGCCTGACATTCGGCAAGCGTCTGCTGCGGCAGCGCGAACATCAGGTCGAGATTGAAGTTGTCGAAAGTGGTCGCTGCCACTTCGACTGCATGGCTTGCTTGCGTCGCGTCGTGAATCCGGCCGAGCGCTTTCAGGTGCGCCTCGTTGAAACTCTGGATGCCCACCGACAATCGATTCACACCGCTCGCGCGAAACTGCGCGAACTTCGCCGCTTCGAAGGTGCCGGGATTGGCCTCGAGCGTGATTTCCGCGTCGGCATCGAGCGGCAACAGCGCGCGCACGTCGGACAGCATCCGGTCGAGCCCGGCCGCCGACAGCAAGCTGGGCGTGCCGCCGCCGATGAACACCGTATGCACCTGACGGCCCCACACGAGCGGCAAGGCCATCTCGAGATCGGCGCGCAACGCATCGAGGTATTCGGTCTCGGGAAACGTGTCGCCTTTCCACTCGTGCGAATTGAAATCGCAATACGGGCACTTGCGCACACACCACGGAAAATGCACGTACAGCGCCAATGGAGGCAGCGACGTCAGACGAATGCTGCCCGGCGACGTAAATGCCTTGATGACGCCATTGCCGATATCGGCAGGGGCCGGTTTGATCGGAATCACGCTTCCTCCGTCAAACGCGCGAGCAGATGCCGCAAAGCAATCGC is a window of Paraburkholderia sp. IMGN_8 DNA encoding:
- a CDS encoding alkene reductase, with the protein product MNKLFSRTHVGPFELNHRVVLAPLTRMRTEEGNVPGDLMVDYYAQRASEGGLLITDATAVSPLGIAYVDAPGIYTDAQVKGWKRVIDAVHAKGARIFLQMWHAGRQAHPANTGGMTPVAPSALRSLEHAAIRDGDGNVTEAELVVPRALELNEIAGIVEQFRRSAVLANEAGFDGVELHGANGYLFEQFLLDGTNHRTDAYGGPIENRARFLFETLDAVVSVWGRGRVALRLSPSGTYGTMSDSDPHATFGYVAEHLNSYDLAYLHVIEPRIRGIVEQETSASDVTSKDMRRIYQGTIIAAGGFTGESAEQIVVDGHADLVAFGRMFISNPDLPERLRAGKPLTHYDRSTFYGGDAHGYTDYASHSEVVAA
- a CDS encoding SDR family oxidoreductase — translated: MGKSSKVLVAGASGLIGVAAIEGFLSAGWDVVGISRRKPKLPSGRDFEFIPVDLRNENAAREALSALDGITHVAYAAIYENADDLVSGWSNADQIEINNAMLRNVIEPLVSGKSTLKHVSILQGTKAYGVHLHPIAIPARESDPRDNHANFFFDQQDYVHDAGEKHGFTYTVLRPQLVTGKTAGALNVLPAIGVYAAIRREKGEAFGFPGGPSFVWEMADADLVGQVMVWAAQSPQAANEIFNVTNGDVFEWRSVWPAMAKTLGVNVGADEPVSIAQYIRDNADVWAKIVDKYGLASGDLHAFVGQGDQHADFAFAYGAPAGPVAFVSTIKLRKAGFNAAVDTRDAFCDALQSFIDRKLLPPAL
- a CDS encoding LysR substrate-binding domain-containing protein; this encodes MDCLPYFHQNQLNLRFGDGIPDKTISVHPQGRFKADSGIALAAAAVAGLGIAWLPASLVEPYLASGALVSLMTRYPPPTAGMFVVWPPGSHPARKVRVLTELLIEHFG
- a CDS encoding riboflavin synthase, with the translated sequence MFTGIVAAVGRIASVKPLADDGKTDGDAGVRLNVEAGGLDLDDVQLGDSITIQGACMTVVAKTAHSFEVDVSRESLNCTVGLGEPGEVNLEKALRAHDRLGGHIVSGHVDGLGTVTHFAPVGESHELRVLAPREIGRYLAYKGSITVNGVSLTVNSVKDRDDGCEFSINLIPHTVQVTSLKNLHEGSQVNLEIDLIARYVERMLSASQDGYKPLK
- the ribD gene encoding bifunctional diaminohydroxyphosphoribosylaminopyrimidine deaminase/5-amino-6-(5-phosphoribosylamino)uracil reductase RibD; translation: MFSQTDFVHMERALALAKRGMYTTDPNPRVGCVLVKNGEVIGEGFTQPAGQDHAEVRALKDARSRGHDLRGATAYVTLEPCSHFGRTPPCANALIDAQVERVVAAMEDPNPQVSGRGLAMLRDVGIEVRCGLLANEAHELNIGFVSRMTRGRPWVRMKVAASLDGRTGLPSGASQWITGEAARADGHAWRARASAILTGIGTVRGDDPRMTVRAVDTPRQPQRILIDSQLDVPPEAQILAGAPTLIFCGNLDQRHTERANALRDRGAEIVQLANAAGKVDLPAMLKVLGERSVNELHVEAGYKLNGSLLREGCVDELLVYLAPSLLGADSMSMFNLLAPDTLEGRVQLNFHAVDRIGEDLRILARFVPRPAPEAEPGPAPQPTSN
- the hemL gene encoding glutamate-1-semialdehyde 2,1-aminomutase, which produces MSKNQTLFDRAQRTIPGGVNSPVRAFRSVGGTPRFIERAEGPYFWDADKTRYIDYIGSWGPMILGHVHPEVLEAVQRALVNGFSFGAPTESEVEIAEEICKLVPSIEQVRMVSSGTEATMSALRLARGFTNRSRIVKFEGCYHGHADSLLVKAGSGLLTFGNPTSAGVPADIARHTTVLEYNNVAELEEAFKAFGNEIASVIVEPVAGNMNLVRATPEFLQALRRLCTQYGSVLIFDEVMCGFRVALGGAQEVYGITPDLTCLGKVIGGGMPAAAFGGRRDIMAHLAPLGGVYQAGTLSGNPIAVAAGLKTLQLIQAPGFYDTLAARTTRLVQGLANVAREAKVPFAADSLGGMFGLYFTESIPTSFAEVTKSDVPRFNAFFHKMLDAGVYFAPSAYEAGFVSIAHDDAIVDATIDAARGAFAALAA
- a CDS encoding Bcr/CflA family multidrug efflux MFS transporter, encoding MSHVTRRRPDGRLILLLGALAACGPISIDMYLPSLPTIAQAFAVGTGTAQTTLTSFMFGFSIGMLLYGPLSDTYGRRPVLLGGIVMYALASVACALSFSIGSLVMFRFVQALGAGAASVLARAIARDAHGPSDAARVLSMLAIVTSIGPLLAPLIGGQLLLLGGWRVVFAVLTLFGAVCAVTAFLKVPETWPREKRAQSALLQSFGAYGKLLRDPVAWGHMLCGGMAFASMFAYITATPFVYIEYFHVSAQHYGFLFALNIVGIMFGNLMNTRLVGRLGSLPIISFAATVSCVGSLFVCLVSLTGWGGLWSIVFGLFFVVGVVGLLSANCTTDLMHRYPMNAGAAAAVFGAVQLALGALSSLAVGLWQDGSPKGMGIVIGVAGTLCYVGRILVVKWHGKKVPVVAA
- a CDS encoding RidA family protein is translated as MAGTQHGTHLPHTDNPAGLAKPGGHYSHVAIANGFVFVSGQLPIDAQGEKLSGATFEVQAEQVLANVQAALEGAGSSIAQLVQVRVYIVDVEHWASFNQIYARWAGEARPARAVVPVPQLHYGLKIEVEATALAGSR